The genomic region cttaCATTATTCTCATTAAAGATTAAGGACCACATTCCATATTACATTTAGACACTTTtgaaaaagaattattattattatttttttttttttttataattttatcaatatattgaaatattattattacaaataaaaagaaatatacatatatatatttttttatcagTAAAATTTTATTGCGATACctgaaaataattttttttttttttttttttttttttttcttttttttttttgaaagggcaaaaataaaatataaaaatttataaattttacCTGAAcaattcatatttttttttttttattgacaagccgaaaaaaaaaaataaatgtatatatatttttaattaaaattataaagctttaacatataagaaaaaatatatatatatatatatatatatatatatatatatgtatatatttattttaatatgtttttcattttataattatcttATCTTATCTTAtcttatattatattatattattttattatttttttttattatttttttattttttcggcgtgtgtataatatatataacatgtatttatttatgtttgTATAACTTAAAATTCTTTCTTATACCTTTTGTTATACATTGTaacttattttatattttccatCTCTTAggttttatttttttaattttaattttgaTTTTCTCTTTGAGCTGTTGAAATGCCGAGAGAAATTATCACACTTCAATGTGGTCAATGCGGAAATCAAATAGGTGTGGAATTTTGGAAACAGCTATGCAATGAACATAATATTGATCAAGAGGGTATactaaaaaataataattttttaaatgaagataggaaagatatatttttttaccAAGCCGATGATGAACATTTTATTCCGAGGGCTTTGTTATTTGATTTAGAACCTCGTGTAATTAATAGTATCCAGACTAGCGAATATCGAAATTTGTATAATCCtgaaaatatgtttatttcTAAAGAAGGTGGAGGTGCAGGTAATAATTGGGGATGTGGATATAGTCAAGGACATAAAGTAGAAGAAGAAATTATTGATATGATTGATAGAGAAGTAGATAATAGTGATAATTTAGAAggatttatattatctcATTCAATAGCTGGTGGTACAGGTAGTGGTATGGGTAGTTATTTATtagaattattaaatgataattattcaaaaaaaatgattcAAACATTTTCCGTATTTCCATTATTAACAAATGAAAGTAGTGATGTAGTTGTACAGCCATATAATAGTATATTAACATTAAAAAGATTAATATTAAGTACAGATAGCGTGGTTGTAATAGATAATACATCTTTAAATAGAATATTTGTAGAAAgattaaaattaaataatcCTACATTTCAACAAACTAATACAATTATATCTAATGTAATGTCTGCATCAACAACAAC from Plasmodium reichenowi strain SY57 chromosome 8, whole genome shotgun sequence harbors:
- a CDS encoding tubulin gamma chain, putative; this translates as MPREIITLQCGQCGNQIGVEFWKQLCNEHNIDQEGILKNNNFLNEDRKDIFFYQADDEHFIPRALLFDLEPRVINSIQTSEYRNLYNPENMFISKEGGGAGNNWGCGYSQGHKVEEEIIDMIDREVDNSDNLEGFILSHSIAGGTGSGMGSYLLELLNDNYSKKMIQTFSVFPLLTNESSDVVVQPYNSILTLKRLILSTDSVVVIDNTSLNRIFVERLKLNNPTFQQTNTIISNVMSASTTTLRYPGSMNNDMISLISSLIINPKCHFLITSYTPITIDKHISNVQKTTVLDVMKRLLHTKNIMVSAPVRRGMYISILNIIRGETDPTQVHKGLQRIRDRKLVNFIKWNPASIQVTLAKQSPHVVSQHKVCGLMMANHTSISALFERCVTQFDRLYKRRAFLENYKKESMFSSADGQGNFEEMESSKEITQNLIDEYKSAERDDYFTNTYI